CCCACCTCCTCACCCCATGGGGCCAGGTCACTTTTTATCCTTTTTGCCCTTCTTGATTTTGACAGGATCACACACCTGTTTTTTCTTTTCCACCACTGCCCCACACTTTCCACAGCGAAAGGCGCCGGGGTGAGCTTCAGTGGCAGACTTTCCTTTACGACAAGACATACATCACCTACTCATCAAAAATAACATCGACCGCAGAAGCTTCCTCTGCCTCCAGCACCCGTAACAGCACTGCGTAGTAGTTGCGAATACGGGTGACATACTCTACCGGCTCCTGACCTCTTGCCCGGCCAAAACGCAGGTCGCGGTAGAACTCCGGCTGGGCCAGCAAGGGCAGCACTTCCTGCATGTCGGACCACAAGTCGGGGTTATAGCCCAGTTCCCGTGCCAACCCACGAGCATCGTAGAGGTGCCCCATGCCTACATTGTAGGCCGCCAGTGCCTGCCACGTGCGATCAGGCTCGGTCACTGACTCAGGCAAGCGCCCATGCAGGCTGGCCAGATAGCGAGCCCCTCCGTCGATACTCTGGGCGGCGTTCAGTCGACTGCTGATACCCAGATCCCCTGCGGTACGCAGAGTAAGCATCATGATGCCCCGCACACCGGTGGGGCTGCGGGCTGCCGGATTCCAGTGAGACTCCTGGTAGGCCTGGGCTGCCAGCAGGCGCCAGTCAATATCGTAGCGCTCCCCTGCTTCTTCAAAAAGTTGGCGAAACTGGGGAAGCAGATGCTCGATACGGTAAAGAAAACGGCGCGTATCCACATAGTCAAAGTCTTCCACATGGGAGTAGTATCTTGTAAGCAATGAGTTGAGATGCGAAGACTCTTTCAGTTGATCAAACCACTGCTGTTGAGAATGAGCCAGACCTTCTGAGCCCTGAGGAAGAAGCCAGACTCTGTCCCGAGCGCCCGGGAGAGTAAACTCTACCGTTAACTCCGGGAAAAAGCGGCGGTTGAGAGAGACCAGGTGAGATGGTGCCACCGTACAGTCAGCTTCCTGCTCCCACACACGTTTCAAGGTGGCCTCTGCCGGAATGCCGGGCTCAGCGCGCCACTGAGGCAGTGATTCCCTTGCTGGATAAATGTCCTGAAGCAGTACCTGCAGGGAGTACTCACTGTTCAACAGCAAAGAGGCATCCAACAAGTCTTCAAAAGAACCGGGCCTGACCCCGCCCCGCCGACATACTACCTGGTGGCTCACCTGATAGAAAGAGGGGCCGATATCAAACTCTCCCTCCCAGCGAGTGGTGCGAGTAAATCCTGCCGCTGCCATATGGCCCTGACCATCAACCAAAGCGCTTACCACTTCATCAACCGTGGCAAACTCAATAAACTCCACCTCAACTCCCAGAAAACTGGCAAAGTCCTCTGCCAGCTCCCGCTCCAACAGCACCGGATGGTCGTAGGTTTCTCCCCCGGTGTCGGCCAGGGTAAGTACCCGCAGCACACCTTCATGACGAATGGCCTCCGGGTGTGTATTGAGCCCTTTTTGCTCGCAGGCACTGAGCAGCAGTAGCGCCAGCATGAGGAGCGAGAGGCGCAAATGCCGAAAAGACGGAGAAGGTGACGATAAAGCCGGGGATATAGCCATGCTCCAACCTCGATCTGCCACAGGGACTGACGATAAAATATTGCTTTACCGGCACAATTCTACCGAAATTCCTGCGCTGGCACAATGTACCCCTTACCCTTTGCCCGTCTCCCGTACTCCCAGGGCCGCCAGAAAGCCCAGCAGACTGAGTGCCAGAGGCAGAAGCAGGGCCACCTGGTAGGCCTCCCGCTCCGTAAGGTTCCAGCCTTGGGCCAAATCCAGCATCCCCCCAAAGGCCACCTGAACTATGGCTGCCACTAAAAAGGCACCCATGTTGACCAGGGCAATGGCAAAGCCCACATTGATGGCGCCGACCGACTCCTTGGCCAGAGAAAAAATCACGGCCACATGGGAACCGGAAAAACCCAGCAGTCCAAAGAGAAGAAAAGCGCCGACCCCCGGCTGCCAGGGAGCCAGCGCCAGCATTCCCCACACCGCTACCGAGATGGCTCCAATCACCAGGATAATGGGACGACGCCGCTGCAGATAGTCGGAGTACCAGCCACAAAAGAGCAAGCCAATAGCGTAGATAAAGAGGGCCAGAGTGGGGTAGAGAGCCGCGTGGGTGTGAGTGGTTCCCAGGGCATCGCTCATCAGGGGAACCGCCCAGAGGCCGAGAAAGGCGTAGAGGCTGCCATTGGTCGCCCCGACACAGGCAAAGAGTAGCCACAGCTGGCGCTGACCCAGTACCATCTGGCTGGAGCGCAGCAGACCAGGGCGGCGGGGAGCAGGTGGCTGGTCGGGCAGAATCAGGGGCGACTCCTGGCAGGCAAGCAGCAGTCCCAGAGTCACCACCGTGGTCAGAGCTGCCAGCACCAGCACAATCTGGTTCCAGTCAAGCCAGTGCAAAAGCAGAGCCGTCGGACTCTCCGCCAGCATGCTTCCCAGGGCCGCCAGCAGCATGGTGGCTCCCATAGCCACCGAATGGCGCTCAGGGCGAAACCAGAGAGTATTGTACTTCATAAGCGCCACAAAGACTGCCGAAAGCCCCATACCCATGAGTCCGGTTCCCCACATCAGGGCCGCCAGACCGTCTGCCGTGCCAAAGATCCAGGCCCCCAGCGCAGTAATGGCACCGCCCAGCAGGCCCGCGCGGCGCAGCCCCAGGCGATCCACCAGCAGGCCCGCCGGAACCTGCATGGCGGTATAGACCCAGAAGTGCATGGAAGCCACCAGCCCCAGGGCCGTGGCACTCAGGCGCAAGTCTAGCTGGATACCGGCCGAAAGGGTGGCGGGGGCAAAGCGGAAGAAAAAACCGGTCATAAAGATGGTAACCAGCAGCGACCAACCGGCCCACTTAAGCCAGGGGCGGGGCAACACTGCCGCCAAAGGAGCGCGACGAAAAAAACTCAAGGCTGCTGGCTCCCACAGTCAGATTCAACAACCTCTATGGAGCCCCCGCTTGCCTCCTGCAACTGTTGCAGGATAGTCTGCAAGGCCGTCGCCTCTCCATTCAGTTCAGCAACAATGCGCTGACCATAGGTTATCTCCAGCTCCAGACCGGCGCTTTCCACCAGTCGGCGCAGCAGTGACTCGTGGGCAAAATCCAGCATGAGGGTGGCCTGCCCCAACACCACCGGCGCACACAGCCTGGCATCCCGCAAGGCATCGGCAATGGCCTGGGTATAAGCCCGCACCAGCCCTCCAGCCCCTAGTTTGACGCCTCCAAAGTAGCGCACCACCGTGGCCAGCACCATGTCCAGCTCCTTGTGCCGCAGCACATTCAGCATGGGCAGGGCAGCCGTTCCCGAAGGCTCCCCGTCATCGGACTGACGAACCTCACCATTGATGAGCAGACAGTAGCAGACGTGGGCGGCGTCCGGATGCTGGCGGCGCAGCTGCGCCACGACCTCCAGCCCCTCCTCTGCGCTTGTGACAGGCTCTACCCGCCCCAGAAAGCGAGACTTTTTGATTTCCAGAGTGGTCTCAACCGCCGCAGCCAATGAATTAGGCACCGGGAACTTCTCCTTTTACCGTTTTCAGAAAACCCTCCAACTGCGCTTGGTACTCTCTCAAAAAAGCTGGAACCAAGGCATAATAGGCTGCTTAGCCGTTGTGATTAGTGGGCGAGTATTTTCCGTGCTGATAGTGGGTATATTTTTTTGCGCTCCCCTTTACTCGCCCAGCGGGATACTTTTTTGCATTTTTCTTTATCTTATCCCAGCAAGCTGGCTCAATATCAACGCCGAGTTTGCCTGCCAAGCGAATTAGGTAGAGTTGAATATCGGCAATTTCGTCACGCACAGCTGCTAACTGTTGATCATCCAGTTTATTGGACTGTGCCTCAGTCAACCACTGGAAGCATTCTTGTAGCTCAGCTGCCTCTACTGTTAGCGCCATGGCAAGATTTTTGGGCGAATGGAACTGATCCCAATCGCGCTCTATCGCAAAATGGTCTAAAGCATCGCGGAGCTGCGTGAACGGGCTTGACATATGAAATCCTCCTGAACCTATGGCATCAAGTACTTATAAGTTTCCTGCTCTGTTGCTCTCTAACCAACAGGCATTGTGCAAAGACGACCGTCATGTCGCCTTATCTTTCATAGCACGGATAAAAATTCGCCTATGACCCTCAGATCCTCAAGCTCGTCTTCGAGCACGATGTCCTTGTAGCCGAAGGCGTTGGTTTGGGGCTTTAGCACAACGCGCTGGTTGACAAGCTCTCCGTATTCTTCAATCTTCTCGCTTTGGTACAGTTTAATTGTAAAGCTACCACCATGGTCCGGATCCTCAATGGCTCGATGCTGTACCACGACTACCTTGCCTTGCCGCGTCCCGCCTGGGTTCGCACGGAACAGGCACCAGGAACCATTAGGGATGCGTCGGTTCATTGACTCTCCTACCACCCGGCTAACAAACAGGTCAGAGCTCACCCGCATAAAATCGGGCAACTCAACCCAGTACTCGGCCTCGGCGCTCTGCATCGTGCTGAATTCTCCGGCGGCAATGCTCAAGTCGTAGACGGGCACATGGTGCTTGAACGGTACTGCTTGGTCACGCGTTACGGTGGGAAGGTGCAGGCCATCCAAAATATAGGAATCCCCAGGTGCATCCAGTTGCTGAGTTGCTGCTTGAGGGCGAGCAAAGGCAGCAAAGTACTCTCGGGTCTCGAGATCTTTGGCGAAGATATAACATCCTTTCTGGCCTCGAGTCATTAACGTGCGATAGGTGTTTTTGATGATCTGATCCGCTACAGCACGGGCATGATCAGGCTGCTCTTTGAGCATTTTCCTGTAACCATGCACAGAACGATCTTGCCCTGCCCGCTTACCCGCATCTGTCACCACGCGGCCGTCACGAATCACGAAGTCGTCGCCGATGATAACGCCGACATAGTCGAACTCGAGACCCTGGCAGGTGTGGATGCAGCCGACCTGATTGACGGATTCCTCGGCGACGGCCCATAGCATGCCATCATCATCAAGGTTCCATTGGGCCGCGAAATCATGCTCAGGGAATACGATATCCATAGTCTGCTTGTCCTTTTTGCTGGACCATGGCCAGCAGTAACCCGCCACCATGCGTGCTTTGTTTGCCTTGCGGTTCTTCTCGAAAATCTCCTGACGCATAGCGCTCGGATCATCAAAAACTTGAAAGTCATAGTCGATGTCATCTAGATTAGTGTTGGTCGTCGTGCGAATTTGGAGGGCGTGATCGAGCCAAGCCAGGTAGCCGTCGGAGCCATTGCAGCGAAACTGCGATGCCAGCTCCAGCTCTTGTACATCGATCCCGCAATCCG
The Desulfurispira natronophila genome window above contains:
- a CDS encoding MFS transporter — protein: MSFFRRAPLAAVLPRPWLKWAGWSLLVTIFMTGFFFRFAPATLSAGIQLDLRLSATALGLVASMHFWVYTAMQVPAGLLVDRLGLRRAGLLGGAITALGAWIFGTADGLAALMWGTGLMGMGLSAVFVALMKYNTLWFRPERHSVAMGATMLLAALGSMLAESPTALLLHWLDWNQIVLVLAALTTVVTLGLLLACQESPLILPDQPPAPRRPGLLRSSQMVLGQRQLWLLFACVGATNGSLYAFLGLWAVPLMSDALGTTHTHAALYPTLALFIYAIGLLFCGWYSDYLQRRRPIILVIGAISVAVWGMLALAPWQPGVGAFLLFGLLGFSGSHVAVIFSLAKESVGAINVGFAIALVNMGAFLVAAIVQVAFGGMLDLAQGWNLTEREAYQVALLLPLALSLLGFLAALGVRETGKG
- a CDS encoding DNA/RNA helicase domain-containing protein; translation: MLVYSATKQKFIDDVRSNRISDVIENEVSRRLNRNSPRSEVASWDNSLRFMMSALLDQSIPASAGVAIEYNIPLTNRRVDFILTGKNHKRDDTAIIVELKQWQYVEVTQKDAIVRTPLGGSVRETNHPSYQAWSYGALIEDYNETVRFESIRLVPCAYLHNMKQAEAINDPFYEHHTRRAPVFISQDALKLSKFLSQHIRYGDSNNIMYRIEHGVIKPSKSLADAVASMMRGKAEFLMIDEQKLVYETAIDLAHRATSDNKQCLIVKGGPGTGKSVVAINLLVELTNREMMTQYVSRNSAPREVFKQKLTGAHKKTHIDNLFKGSGSYVNAEPNTFHALIVDEAHRLNEKSGMYQNLGESQIKEIIAASRLSVFFIDEAQRVTLKDVGTVEEIRRRAADCGIDVQELELASQFRCNGSDGYLAWLDHALQIRTTTNTNLDDIDYDFQVFDDPSAMRQEIFEKNRKANKARMVAGYCWPWSSKKDKQTMDIVFPEHDFAAQWNLDDDGMLWAVAEESVNQVGCIHTCQGLEFDYVGVIIGDDFVIRDGRVVTDAGKRAGQDRSVHGYRKMLKEQPDHARAVADQIIKNTYRTLMTRGQKGCYIFAKDLETREYFAAFARPQAATQQLDAPGDSYILDGLHLPTVTRDQAVPFKHHVPVYDLSIAAGEFSTMQSAEAEYWVELPDFMRVSSDLFVSRVVGESMNRRIPNGSWCLFRANPGGTRQGKVVVVQHRAIEDPDHGGSFTIKLYQSEKIEEYGELVNQRVVLKPQTNAFGYKDIVLEDELEDLRVIGEFLSVL
- a CDS encoding nucleotide pyrophosphohydrolase, which gives rise to MSSPFTQLRDALDHFAIERDWDQFHSPKNLAMALTVEAAELQECFQWLTEAQSNKLDDQQLAAVRDEIADIQLYLIRLAGKLGVDIEPACWDKIKKNAKKYPAGRVKGSAKKYTHYQHGKYSPTNHNG
- the mltF gene encoding membrane-bound lytic murein transglycosylase MltF yields the protein MAISPALSSPSPSFRHLRLSLLMLALLLLSACEQKGLNTHPEAIRHEGVLRVLTLADTGGETYDHPVLLERELAEDFASFLGVEVEFIEFATVDEVVSALVDGQGHMAAAGFTRTTRWEGEFDIGPSFYQVSHQVVCRRGGVRPGSFEDLLDASLLLNSEYSLQVLLQDIYPARESLPQWRAEPGIPAEATLKRVWEQEADCTVAPSHLVSLNRRFFPELTVEFTLPGARDRVWLLPQGSEGLAHSQQQWFDQLKESSHLNSLLTRYYSHVEDFDYVDTRRFLYRIEHLLPQFRQLFEEAGERYDIDWRLLAAQAYQESHWNPAARSPTGVRGIMMLTLRTAGDLGISSRLNAAQSIDGGARYLASLHGRLPESVTEPDRTWQALAAYNVGMGHLYDARGLARELGYNPDLWSDMQEVLPLLAQPEFYRDLRFGRARGQEPVEYVTRIRNYYAVLLRVLEAEEASAVDVIFDE
- a CDS encoding YigZ family protein, translated to MPNSLAAAVETTLEIKKSRFLGRVEPVTSAEEGLEVVAQLRRQHPDAAHVCYCLLINGEVRQSDDGEPSGTAALPMLNVLRHKELDMVLATVVRYFGGVKLGAGGLVRAYTQAIADALRDARLCAPVVLGQATLMLDFAHESLLRRLVESAGLELEITYGQRIVAELNGEATALQTILQQLQEASGGSIEVVESDCGSQQP